In Streptomyces sp. 840.1, one DNA window encodes the following:
- a CDS encoding DNA cytosine methyltransferase, which produces MIVLDLFAGPGGWSHALTILGVRDVGMEWDEWACKTRSAAQQLTIRTDVAMYPVGPFLGRTTGLIASPPCQAWSMAGKRLGLLDQPLVHQAVADLAVGRDTREQLLTACQDKRSLLAAEPMRYLHALHQHGQPEWIAMEEVPDVLPLWRQYAAILRSWGFSVWTGILNAADYGVPQTRRRAILLASRTRTAEPPPPTHAKAAEPESLFGPGRARWVSMAEALGWGATDRPVPTVCAGGGPGGGPEPFPSGSRKTLSDARDRGTWKPQSTRILQSRQEGAERTARHGARGNRPADEPAPTFTGEAHRWSWSLRSNNQSNATVRRSDEPAGTLFFGHRANECVWIAEPAPSTTGEKQPAPESIRITAQEAGRLQTFPATYPWAGNKGQQFSQIGNAVPPRLAAHLLAPHLGKTLRPDDFTLAA; this is translated from the coding sequence GTGATCGTGCTCGACCTGTTCGCCGGGCCCGGCGGCTGGAGCCACGCCCTGACGATCCTCGGGGTGCGCGACGTCGGCATGGAATGGGACGAGTGGGCCTGTAAGACCCGCTCGGCGGCCCAGCAGTTGACCATCCGCACCGACGTCGCGATGTACCCGGTGGGGCCCTTCCTCGGAAGGACCACCGGGCTCATCGCCAGCCCGCCCTGCCAGGCATGGTCGATGGCCGGCAAACGTCTCGGGCTCCTCGACCAGCCGCTGGTCCACCAGGCCGTCGCCGACCTCGCCGTCGGCCGCGACACCCGTGAACAGCTCCTCACGGCCTGCCAGGACAAGCGCTCTCTGCTCGCCGCCGAGCCCATGCGCTACCTGCACGCCCTGCACCAGCACGGCCAGCCCGAGTGGATCGCGATGGAGGAAGTCCCCGACGTCCTGCCCTTGTGGCGTCAGTACGCCGCGATCCTGCGCAGCTGGGGCTTCTCGGTGTGGACGGGGATCCTGAACGCGGCGGACTACGGGGTGCCGCAGACGAGGCGACGCGCGATCCTGCTCGCCTCCCGCACCCGCACCGCCGAGCCCCCGCCGCCCACACACGCCAAGGCCGCCGAGCCGGAGTCGCTGTTCGGGCCGGGCCGCGCCCGGTGGGTGTCCATGGCCGAAGCCCTCGGCTGGGGCGCCACCGACCGCCCGGTGCCGACCGTGTGCGCCGGCGGAGGCCCGGGAGGCGGCCCGGAGCCCTTCCCGTCCGGATCCCGCAAGACCCTCAGCGACGCCCGCGACCGCGGAACCTGGAAGCCCCAGAGCACCCGCATCCTGCAGTCCCGCCAGGAAGGCGCGGAGCGGACGGCTCGGCACGGAGCCCGCGGGAACCGGCCTGCCGACGAGCCGGCCCCCACGTTCACCGGCGAAGCACACCGCTGGTCATGGTCGCTGCGCAGCAACAACCAGTCCAACGCGACCGTACGCCGGTCCGACGAGCCGGCCGGCACCCTGTTCTTCGGCCATCGCGCCAATGAATGCGTCTGGATCGCCGAACCCGCTCCCAGCACCACGGGCGAGAAGCAGCCGGCGCCGGAGTCCATCCGGATCACCGCCCAGGAAGCCGGCCGCCTGCAGACCTTCCCCGCCACCTACCCCTGGGCCGGGAACAAGGGGCAGCAGTTCTCTCAGATCGGCAACGCGGTGCCGCCCCGGCTCGCCGCCCATCTGCTGGCCCCGCACCTCGGCAAGACCCTCCGCCCCGACGACTTCACCCTGGCCGCCTAG
- the trpA gene encoding tryptophan synthase subunit alpha has protein sequence MATAATHLHTLLIQPRCALGVFVPAGVHQPDIQRRQLDHLAQAGTDLFEIGLPCANPALDGSLIRSAYHRALVKGDVIDRAVGAVAHAASLRPTVVMTYWEPVRRHGPEHLARLFADAGAAGMMVVDLPHDETLRWHHAAHAAGLSAPHLVPRATADAGLRAAIEGASGWLYAPASTGHTGYRGPLDLSALNAFAQRLRAASPLPVVSGVGISSPGLAAHVAPMVDAVVIGTPIVRALLSDPAPAAAVTASFAQALRTRIGTAPDV, from the coding sequence CTGGCAACCGCCGCCACCCACCTCCACACGCTCCTCATCCAACCCCGTTGCGCCCTTGGGGTGTTCGTACCCGCCGGCGTACATCAGCCGGACATCCAACGCCGTCAGCTCGATCACCTCGCCCAGGCCGGGACTGACCTGTTCGAGATCGGTCTGCCCTGCGCCAACCCGGCCCTCGACGGTAGCCTCATCCGGTCCGCCTATCACCGTGCCCTGGTCAAGGGGGACGTCATCGACCGCGCCGTCGGTGCCGTCGCGCACGCCGCGTCGCTGCGTCCGACGGTGGTGATGACCTACTGGGAACCCGTCCGCCGCCACGGCCCCGAACACCTGGCTCGCCTGTTCGCCGACGCGGGCGCTGCGGGAATGATGGTTGTCGACCTTCCTCACGACGAGACGCTCCGCTGGCACCACGCCGCCCACGCCGCAGGACTGTCCGCGCCGCACCTCGTCCCGCGCGCCACCGCAGACGCCGGCCTCCGCGCCGCGATCGAGGGTGCGTCCGGCTGGCTGTACGCACCCGCCAGCACCGGCCACACCGGCTACCGCGGCCCCCTCGACCTGTCGGCCCTCAACGCATTCGCCCAGCGGCTGCGCGCCGCAAGCCCGCTGCCCGTGGTCTCCGGGGTAGGCATCTCCAGCCCCGGCCTCGCGGCCCACGTGGCACCCATGGTCGACGCCGTCGTCATCGGCACGCCCATCGTCCGGGCTCTGCTGTCAGACCCAGCCCCGGCCGCCGCCGTGACGGCCTCCTTCGCCCAGGCGCTACGCACCCGGATCGGCACGGCACCCGATGTCTGA
- a CDS encoding DUF317 domain-containing protein: MSPYPPDERVMVSPRYMAGAGDRIADVIGPLIHLFGWNVEHDAGNGDVGINSPDGSVSVDFVPLHPLGRWCKVVHHEPYWEAVFSRQAPLEAVAAFTQALPQLLGDDRHAEQIPLTREPLDQVAALNGWSAEGSSFVSPDLYCRIEHTPDADDAWKVEHVYFEKDPLATFMRRTPEHLVGNFFAHLATPIAVERAFADIPLSTRYENSGLITPVRGAAINPQVAHALAQLGRPRRR; this comes from the coding sequence ATGAGCCCGTACCCGCCGGACGAGCGGGTCATGGTCTCCCCGCGGTACATGGCCGGCGCCGGGGACCGGATCGCCGACGTGATCGGCCCCCTTATCCACCTCTTCGGCTGGAATGTCGAACACGACGCCGGCAACGGCGACGTCGGCATCAACAGCCCCGACGGCAGCGTGTCGGTCGACTTCGTCCCGCTGCACCCACTCGGACGCTGGTGCAAGGTCGTCCACCACGAACCCTACTGGGAAGCGGTGTTCAGCCGACAGGCACCGCTGGAGGCAGTGGCCGCGTTCACCCAGGCCCTGCCCCAGCTCCTCGGCGATGACCGCCATGCCGAGCAGATCCCGCTCACACGCGAGCCCTTGGACCAGGTCGCCGCCCTCAACGGCTGGTCTGCCGAGGGCAGCTCCTTCGTCTCGCCCGACCTGTACTGCCGAATCGAGCACACGCCGGACGCGGACGATGCCTGGAAAGTCGAGCACGTCTACTTCGAGAAGGATCCGCTGGCCACCTTCATGCGGCGTACACCAGAGCACCTCGTCGGCAACTTCTTCGCCCATCTCGCCACGCCGATCGCGGTGGAGCGCGCCTTCGCCGACATCCCCCTCAGCACCCGGTACGAGAACAGCGGCCTGATCACCCCGGTCCGCGGGGCTGCGATCAACCCACAGGTCGCTCACGCCCTCGCCCAGCTCGGCCGCCCCCGCCGTCGCTAA
- a CDS encoding type IV secretory system conjugative DNA transfer family protein, with the protein MPQPNPSSTDGYDIAFRVLGVALAIAVPLSNLAWLGGTIAARVTDAGPGAPYQPVQALLQPDQLWPHLGEASLLIGTRIVPGALLLCLAVTAAMLYKRYKGGGSGRKKRVVGMAKHKDIEPLMSKAITAKARSLRPSLKDAKHISAADSGILLGNLQGTKYEVRMGYEDVAVAIMAPRSGKTTSLAIPSILAAPGPVLLTSNKAAGDAYTATLDARAAVGQTWSMDPQQIAHAERAMWWNPLADAKTLDGAGRLAGHFLAASVDASQQGDFWSKAGSNILSQLLLAAALDDRPITDVMAWLAFPADRTPLDVLRDHGFAAVAAQLKGTVEGPPETRDGIFETARQYAAALLNSQIAAWVTPQKGVPEFKPSTFVTSTDTLYLLSKDGGGGASALIAACADSVMRAATAQAERAGGRLDPPMLAILDEAANVCKISDLPDLYSHLGSRGIIPITILQSYRQGQKVWGDAGMDAMWSASTIKVIGSGIDDPDFADKLSRLIGDHDVETKSTSTSESGKSTSVSMRQERILAADAIRALPKGTALAFATGMRAAMLDLRPWYLEPGADKLSAASARTSKGITERAVAKAAPKQADFGQAA; encoded by the coding sequence TTGCCCCAGCCCAACCCCTCATCCACCGACGGCTACGACATAGCCTTCCGCGTCCTGGGCGTCGCCCTTGCCATCGCGGTCCCCCTGTCCAACCTTGCCTGGCTGGGCGGCACCATCGCCGCCCGGGTCACCGACGCTGGCCCTGGCGCCCCTTACCAGCCCGTCCAGGCCCTGCTCCAACCCGATCAGCTGTGGCCCCACCTCGGCGAAGCGTCCCTGCTGATCGGCACGCGCATCGTTCCCGGCGCCCTTCTGCTGTGCCTCGCCGTCACCGCCGCCATGCTCTACAAGCGATACAAGGGCGGCGGAAGCGGACGTAAGAAGCGTGTCGTGGGTATGGCCAAGCACAAGGACATCGAACCGCTGATGTCCAAGGCCATCACCGCCAAGGCCCGTTCTCTGCGCCCGAGCTTGAAGGACGCCAAGCACATCAGCGCGGCCGACTCCGGCATCCTGCTCGGCAACCTCCAGGGCACCAAGTACGAGGTGCGGATGGGCTACGAGGACGTGGCCGTCGCGATCATGGCGCCCCGATCCGGGAAGACCACATCGCTGGCGATCCCGTCCATTCTGGCAGCGCCCGGTCCCGTCCTACTCACCTCCAACAAGGCCGCCGGCGATGCGTACACCGCGACCCTCGATGCTCGGGCCGCCGTCGGCCAGACCTGGTCCATGGACCCACAGCAGATCGCCCACGCCGAGCGGGCCATGTGGTGGAACCCGTTGGCCGACGCCAAGACCCTCGACGGCGCCGGGCGCCTTGCCGGCCACTTTCTCGCCGCGAGCGTCGACGCCAGCCAGCAGGGCGACTTCTGGTCCAAGGCCGGCAGCAACATCCTGTCGCAGCTGCTTCTGGCCGCCGCACTCGACGACCGGCCGATCACCGACGTGATGGCCTGGCTGGCCTTTCCCGCCGACCGGACCCCGCTGGACGTGCTGCGTGACCACGGCTTCGCCGCAGTCGCCGCGCAGCTCAAGGGAACAGTAGAGGGGCCGCCGGAAACGAGGGATGGAATTTTTGAGACGGCCAGGCAGTACGCCGCCGCCCTGCTCAACAGCCAGATCGCCGCCTGGGTGACCCCACAGAAGGGCGTGCCGGAGTTCAAACCGAGCACGTTCGTCACTTCGACGGACACGCTCTACCTGCTCTCGAAGGACGGTGGAGGCGGCGCCAGTGCGCTGATCGCCGCGTGTGCGGACAGCGTGATGCGGGCCGCGACCGCCCAGGCCGAACGTGCTGGTGGACGCCTCGACCCCCCGATGCTTGCGATCCTCGACGAGGCCGCAAACGTGTGCAAGATCAGCGATTTGCCCGACTTGTACTCCCATCTCGGCTCGCGCGGCATCATCCCGATCACGATCCTGCAGTCCTACCGCCAGGGCCAGAAAGTCTGGGGCGACGCGGGCATGGACGCCATGTGGTCCGCCTCCACGATCAAGGTCATCGGCTCCGGCATCGATGACCCGGACTTCGCGGACAAGCTCTCCCGCCTGATCGGCGACCACGATGTCGAGACGAAATCCACCTCGACCTCGGAGTCCGGGAAGTCCACCTCCGTCTCGATGAGGCAGGAACGGATCCTGGCAGCCGACGCCATCCGCGCCCTGCCCAAGGGCACCGCGCTCGCGTTCGCCACCGGCATGCGCGCGGCCATGCTCGATCTGCGCCCCTGGTATCTCGAGCCCGGCGCCGACAAACTCTCCGCCGCCTCCGCCCGCACCTCCAAGGGCATCACCGAACGCGCCGTCGCCAAGGCTGCGCCGAAGCAGGCCGACTTCGGCCAGGCCGCTTAA
- a CDS encoding DUF317 domain-containing protein: MTDTVEQAFIAPRYLAGGGDPAWVTVPLNRACGWSRGNDLLMPRVILTSPDWRAQLRLEPTPTPGEPWWSLRHTGDGQQRPWSIVFDAQAPVEIIAAITDTLTDPSAPPSVPNDDLYTPLRTAGWYAPRHHDGFTSTEGMSSPDGLARVDRIRDKDHTASWIVEASVHHLPAFWRGYLDSSTPTHLVSALLHALADTTPLMRAPNRVPHQATTHGATSIRPVSAEDVDLALEDRTTMLAQRRAAPVTQPVPAPPSAKAPRRVR, translated from the coding sequence GTGACCGACACCGTCGAGCAGGCGTTCATCGCGCCGCGCTATCTGGCCGGTGGCGGTGATCCCGCATGGGTCACCGTGCCGCTGAACCGTGCCTGCGGCTGGAGCCGCGGCAATGACCTGCTGATGCCGCGGGTCATCCTGACCAGCCCCGACTGGCGTGCCCAGCTGCGGCTCGAACCGACCCCGACCCCGGGCGAGCCGTGGTGGAGCCTTCGCCACACCGGAGACGGCCAGCAGCGCCCATGGTCCATCGTGTTCGACGCACAGGCTCCAGTCGAGATCATCGCTGCGATCACCGACACCCTCACCGACCCCAGTGCACCGCCGTCGGTTCCGAACGACGACCTGTACACACCGCTGCGCACTGCCGGTTGGTATGCACCGCGTCACCACGACGGGTTCACCTCGACCGAAGGCATGTCCTCCCCGGATGGGCTGGCTCGCGTCGACCGCATCCGCGACAAGGACCACACGGCCAGCTGGATCGTCGAGGCGTCCGTCCATCATCTGCCCGCTTTCTGGCGCGGCTACCTGGACAGCAGCACCCCGACCCACCTGGTCTCAGCGCTCCTGCACGCCCTCGCCGACACGACACCGTTGATGCGCGCCCCGAACCGCGTGCCCCACCAGGCCACCACACACGGCGCCACCAGCATTCGGCCCGTGAGCGCCGAGGACGTCGACCTCGCGCTGGAAGACCGCACGACCATGCTCGCCCAGCGGCGCGCTGCCCCAGTCACCCAACCGGTGCCCGCACCTCCGTCGGCCAAGGCACCGCGCCGCGTCCGCTGA
- a CDS encoding DUF317 domain-containing protein, translating to MTRPYIASKADDPWSRIWCDTTPRQLAGPGDPRHVTQALRAGGWQNFGDPDFPHVVLASPDYQHTLVLEPTPETYSSWWHISSKQWHASFGGNTPAEIIAGFTDALLQTTPEVEPDVWPTLQAAGWTYQRDERGNEHAHHPDGITTMERRTTLTSDHFTWTAEVALPSALGNRLWHAYFDDGTPRHLLAGFATALAAPAPVSRGHYDVPHSHLVTQVERGAQGDQLSAAHDARLKAIRSATRKARRASALTTHPTSAPGGQATKPAARGR from the coding sequence GTGACGCGTCCCTACATCGCCAGCAAGGCCGACGATCCCTGGTCCCGTATCTGGTGCGACACCACGCCCCGCCAACTCGCCGGTCCCGGCGACCCGCGCCATGTCACCCAGGCGCTACGGGCCGGCGGATGGCAGAACTTCGGCGACCCCGACTTCCCCCACGTCGTCCTGGCCAGCCCCGACTACCAGCACACGCTCGTCCTGGAACCCACGCCGGAGACGTACAGCTCCTGGTGGCACATCTCGTCAAAGCAATGGCACGCGTCCTTCGGCGGCAACACCCCCGCCGAGATCATCGCCGGATTCACCGATGCGCTCCTGCAGACCACACCCGAGGTCGAACCGGACGTCTGGCCGACGCTACAAGCGGCCGGCTGGACGTACCAGCGCGACGAACGAGGCAACGAGCACGCGCACCACCCGGACGGCATCACCACCATGGAGCGGCGGACGACGCTGACCAGCGACCACTTCACCTGGACTGCCGAAGTCGCCCTGCCCAGCGCGCTCGGCAACCGGCTGTGGCACGCGTACTTCGACGACGGCACTCCTCGCCACCTGCTCGCCGGTTTCGCCACCGCCCTCGCCGCCCCAGCCCCCGTCTCCCGCGGCCACTACGACGTCCCGCACTCCCACCTGGTCACGCAGGTCGAACGCGGAGCCCAGGGGGATCAGCTTTCCGCCGCCCACGACGCGCGACTGAAGGCCATACGGTCCGCCACCCGCAAGGCGCGCCGCGCTTCCGCGCTCACCACGCACCCGACCTCGGCCCCCGGCGGGCAGGCGACCAAGCCTGCGGCCCGAGGCCGCTGA
- a CDS encoding DUF317 domain-containing protein, producing the protein MKKNQQWAGWGPTSQQAQQYYLVEPRHLAGGGDMRHVTEFLRASGWKDKSKTGGPVVFDSPDKSVRIGYDPFTQPGGWTISGKQTKKQEAWHATLGRQVPVEIVAGITDALTRPRSAHAPNVWEPLQEQDWETERGQHFTARSPDGDAFVRFHQSAPGQAHWWAGARNEHGRVWEAVFTPTTPMHLVQAFSTALADPQPLMRPLGHVPPSQRIRTTSVSVLPSQLSAWQQARITAARASTWASNAFAANKARPQGPGARPYAKAGRMR; encoded by the coding sequence GTGAAGAAGAACCAGCAGTGGGCCGGCTGGGGCCCCACCAGTCAGCAGGCCCAGCAGTACTACCTCGTCGAGCCCCGCCACCTCGCAGGCGGCGGCGACATGCGCCACGTCACCGAGTTCTTGCGCGCCTCCGGGTGGAAGGACAAGTCCAAGACCGGCGGACCTGTCGTCTTCGACAGCCCCGACAAGTCCGTGCGCATCGGATACGACCCATTCACGCAGCCCGGCGGCTGGACCATCAGCGGGAAGCAGACTAAGAAGCAGGAGGCATGGCACGCCACCCTCGGCCGCCAGGTCCCCGTCGAGATCGTGGCCGGCATCACCGACGCGCTCACTCGCCCGCGATCCGCACACGCCCCAAACGTGTGGGAACCTCTGCAGGAACAGGACTGGGAGACCGAGCGGGGACAGCACTTCACCGCACGCAGCCCGGACGGAGACGCGTTCGTCCGCTTCCACCAGTCCGCCCCCGGCCAAGCGCACTGGTGGGCCGGCGCCCGCAATGAACACGGCCGGGTGTGGGAGGCCGTGTTCACTCCGACCACGCCGATGCACCTCGTGCAGGCGTTCAGCACCGCGCTCGCCGATCCACAGCCCCTGATGCGACCTCTCGGCCACGTCCCGCCCTCCCAGAGGATCCGCACCACCTCCGTGTCGGTGCTGCCCTCACAGCTCAGCGCCTGGCAGCAGGCCCGCATCACCGCGGCCCGCGCCAGCACCTGGGCCAGCAACGCCTTCGCCGCCAACAAGGCGCGCCCTCAAGGCCCGGGAGCACGCCCGTACGCAAAGGCCGGGCGGATGCGGTGA
- a CDS encoding AAA family ATPase, which translates to MARLLADRPVDTLTIGDMARQLGHSHGAVRNAALTLVRRGEADQGGTRQGRTGQPEFRANAKTAAAAQTAVISPPGTHSPRAQAATARTTITAATTPRQTGPIRRAGGQLYHPRELADLPDVEALNRLRDADVPVLLYGPPGTGKTSLVEAAFPNLLTVAGDGDTTVGDLIGEYTQADSGGYVFQYGPLVTAMTEGRALLIDDATLISPKVLAALYPAMDGRRQIQVKAHKGETIKAEPGFYVVAGHNPGVHGAVLTEALSSRFSVQIQIGTDYDLAQALRIDARVVRVARNLSHQVELGELGWAPQLRELLSYQKTEAVLGTNAALANLVGIAPVEDRDAVADAVIKAVGVKKIAPLTLGKQLPASAARQPPRTGSAHRSRPR; encoded by the coding sequence GTGGCCCGACTGCTGGCAGACCGGCCGGTAGACACGCTCACCATCGGGGACATGGCCAGGCAGCTGGGCCACTCCCACGGCGCCGTCCGCAACGCCGCCCTCACCCTGGTACGACGCGGCGAGGCCGACCAAGGCGGAACCAGACAAGGCCGAACCGGGCAACCGGAGTTCCGCGCGAACGCGAAAACCGCCGCAGCCGCGCAGACCGCTGTGATCAGCCCACCGGGCACCCACTCTCCCCGCGCCCAGGCAGCCACTGCCCGCACGACCATTACCGCCGCAACCACGCCCAGGCAGACCGGCCCGATCCGCCGCGCGGGGGGCCAGCTCTACCACCCCCGCGAGCTGGCCGACCTGCCCGACGTCGAAGCTCTGAATCGCCTGCGCGACGCCGACGTGCCGGTGCTGCTCTACGGCCCTCCGGGCACCGGCAAGACGAGTCTGGTCGAGGCGGCGTTCCCGAACCTGCTCACCGTCGCCGGGGACGGCGACACCACGGTGGGCGACTTGATCGGCGAGTACACACAGGCCGACAGCGGAGGATACGTCTTCCAGTACGGTCCGCTGGTCACCGCGATGACCGAGGGCCGCGCCCTGCTGATCGACGATGCCACCCTGATCTCACCGAAGGTCCTGGCGGCGCTGTATCCCGCGATGGACGGGCGCAGGCAGATCCAGGTCAAGGCCCACAAGGGCGAGACCATCAAGGCCGAGCCGGGCTTCTACGTGGTGGCGGGCCACAATCCCGGCGTCCACGGGGCGGTGTTGACGGAGGCGCTGTCGTCCCGGTTCAGCGTGCAGATCCAGATCGGCACGGACTATGACCTCGCCCAGGCGCTGAGGATCGATGCCCGGGTGGTCCGGGTCGCCCGGAACCTCTCCCACCAAGTCGAACTCGGCGAGCTGGGCTGGGCCCCCCAACTGCGGGAGCTGCTCAGCTACCAGAAGACCGAGGCCGTCCTCGGCACCAATGCCGCGCTCGCGAACCTCGTCGGCATCGCTCCTGTGGAGGATCGGGACGCCGTCGCCGACGCCGTCATCAAGGCTGTCGGCGTCAAGAAGATCGCGCCCCTCACCCTCGGCAAGCAGCTCCCCGCCTCAGCCGCCCGGCAGCCTCCGAGAACCGGCTCCGCACACCGGAGCCGCCCGCGATGA